From the Flavobacterium galactosidilyticum genome, one window contains:
- the proB gene encoding glutamate 5-kinase: protein MTKKRILLKLGSNTLTKETNHISRGKIEDIGIQIAALQDEYEFVIVSSGAIAAAKQFVKLENQDKDVFVKQALASIGQPHLMRIYHESFSDLGLLISQCLLSYSDFEKEQSKVNIVNTINVLVKNNYIPIINENDTVATDEIRFGDNDKLAALTAVLLKADILIIATNTNGIYTKLSIKDVVPETISLVTDLQLMEKEIGDSKSSHGTGGMHSKIEATAIAKAANIETWIVNGLEDNFILKALKNEIPFTKII, encoded by the coding sequence ATGACTAAGAAAAGAATATTATTAAAGTTAGGAAGTAATACTCTAACCAAAGAAACCAATCATATCTCAAGAGGGAAAATTGAGGATATAGGAATACAAATAGCTGCTTTGCAAGATGAATATGAATTTGTAATTGTGAGTTCAGGCGCGATAGCTGCGGCTAAACAGTTTGTTAAACTAGAAAATCAAGACAAAGATGTTTTTGTAAAACAAGCACTAGCTTCTATAGGTCAGCCGCATTTAATGCGGATTTATCATGAAAGCTTTAGTGATTTAGGATTACTAATTTCGCAATGCTTGCTTTCTTATTCTGATTTCGAAAAAGAACAATCCAAAGTAAATATTGTCAACACGATTAATGTTTTAGTCAAAAATAATTACATACCGATTATTAATGAAAATGACACCGTGGCAACGGACGAAATTCGGTTTGGCGATAACGATAAATTAGCCGCTTTAACAGCCGTTTTATTAAAAGCTGACATTCTAATCATTGCTACTAATACGAATGGAATTTACACTAAATTGTCAATTAAAGATGTTGTTCCTGAAACGATTTCACTTGTTACTGACTTACAACTGATGGAAAAAGAAATTGGCGATTCTAAATCGTCTCACGGAACTGGCGGAATGCATTCCAAAATTGAAGCAACAGCAATTGCAAAAGCAGCCAATATCGAAACTTGGATTGTCAACGGTTTAGAAGACAATTTCATTTTGAAAGCATTAAAAAACGAAATTCCTTTTACCAAAATTATATAA
- a CDS encoding argininosuccinate synthase: MKKVVLAYSGGLDTSYCLKYLKNEKGYEVHTVLINTGGFDEEELAAIEERAYDLGSAQHANLTIVDKYYDKAIKYLIYGNVLKNNTYPLSVSAERVFQAIEAIKYAKSVGASAIAHGSTGAGNDQIRFDLIFQTIAPEIEIITPIRDLKLSRQEEVDYLAKNGVHYSWEKAQYSINKGLWGTSVGGKETLTSHQALPSEAYPSQLTKEGEEKVTLEFKKGELVAVNGKADKPSNNIVVLEKLANAYAIGRDTHVGDTIIGIKGRVGFEAAAPLVIIKAHHLLEKHTLGKWQQYWKEQLGNWYGMLFHEGQFLDPVMRNIEAFLEDTQKTVNGTVTVSLKPYHFSLDGIESENDLMNTGFGQYGEMNNAWTSDDAKGFIKILGNAQNIFSSVNDLNYD; encoded by the coding sequence ATGAAAAAAGTAGTATTAGCATATAGCGGAGGTCTAGATACCTCATATTGTCTTAAATATTTAAAAAACGAGAAAGGATATGAAGTTCATACTGTACTTATAAATACAGGAGGATTTGATGAAGAGGAATTAGCGGCTATAGAAGAAAGAGCTTATGATTTAGGAAGCGCACAACACGCTAACTTAACCATAGTAGATAAATACTATGACAAAGCTATTAAATATTTGATTTATGGTAATGTCTTAAAAAACAACACTTATCCATTATCAGTAAGTGCTGAGCGAGTTTTCCAGGCTATTGAAGCCATTAAATATGCTAAATCTGTTGGCGCAAGTGCTATAGCTCACGGAAGCACTGGAGCAGGAAATGATCAAATTCGTTTTGATTTAATTTTTCAAACCATCGCTCCCGAAATCGAAATCATCACTCCAATTAGAGATTTAAAATTATCTAGACAAGAAGAAGTTGACTATTTAGCAAAAAATGGCGTACATTATTCTTGGGAAAAAGCACAATACTCTATCAATAAAGGATTGTGGGGAACAAGCGTAGGAGGTAAAGAAACATTGACTTCACACCAAGCTTTGCCAAGTGAAGCTTACCCTTCTCAATTAACAAAAGAAGGTGAAGAAAAAGTAACTCTTGAATTCAAAAAAGGCGAATTGGTTGCCGTAAATGGAAAAGCAGACAAACCATCAAATAATATTGTCGTTTTAGAGAAATTAGCAAATGCCTACGCAATTGGGAGAGACACTCACGTAGGTGATACTATTATAGGCATCAAAGGAAGAGTTGGTTTTGAAGCTGCTGCACCACTTGTTATCATTAAAGCGCATCACTTATTAGAAAAACATACGTTAGGAAAATGGCAACAATACTGGAAAGAACAACTAGGAAACTGGTACGGAATGTTATTTCATGAAGGACAATTTCTTGATCCTGTAATGCGTAACATCGAGGCTTTCCTCGAAGATACTCAAAAAACAGTAAACGGAACGGTAACAGTTTCCTTGAAACCATATCATTTTTCCCTTGATGGAATTGAATCTGAAAATGATTTGATGAATACTGGTTTTGGTCAATATGGCGAGATGAACAACGCTTGGACATCTGATGATGCGAAAGGATTTATCAAAATTTTGGGTAATGCCCAAAACATATTTTCATCAGTAAATGATTTGAATTATGATTAA
- the argH gene encoding argininosuccinate lyase → MKLWEKGIPTDKQIEQFTVGNDRELDLVLTKYDALGSIAHAKMLGQIGLLTDAETLSLVLALEDIITDAENGDFEIEDSFEDVHSKIEYLLTIKLGDAGKKIHTARSRNDQVLVDVNLYLKDVVKDFKSQVKTLFDILMESAEKHQNVLLPGYTHLQIAMPSSFGMWFSAYAETLIDDITMLNAALKIVDQNPLGSAAGYGSSFPINRTFTTQELGFETLKYNSVAAQMSRGKSEKTIAFAMSSVAATLAKFSMDVCLYMSQNFDFITLPAHLTTGSSIMPHKKNPDVFELIRGKCNKIQALPYEITLITNNLPSGYHRDLQLLKEGLFPAIQNLKACLDIAIFSIKDITVKEGILEDKKYDHLFTVDSLNEMVVEGMPFRDAYKAVAEQLENGTFQSPKETKHTHEGSINNLCLNEIKEKMKLAY, encoded by the coding sequence ATGAAACTTTGGGAAAAAGGAATACCAACAGATAAGCAAATCGAACAATTCACCGTTGGAAACGACAGAGAACTGGATTTAGTTTTAACCAAGTACGATGCATTGGGTTCTATTGCACATGCTAAAATGCTAGGTCAAATTGGACTTTTAACTGATGCTGAGACACTTTCTCTAGTTTTGGCTTTAGAAGATATTATAACCGATGCTGAAAATGGAGATTTCGAAATTGAAGATAGCTTTGAAGATGTACATTCTAAAATCGAATATTTATTAACGATAAAACTAGGTGATGCTGGTAAAAAAATCCACACTGCACGTTCTCGTAACGATCAAGTTCTAGTTGACGTAAATCTGTATTTAAAAGACGTTGTGAAAGACTTTAAAAGTCAAGTAAAGACCCTTTTTGATATATTGATGGAATCAGCTGAGAAGCATCAAAATGTTTTATTACCAGGCTATACGCATTTACAAATTGCAATGCCATCCTCTTTTGGAATGTGGTTTTCTGCTTATGCTGAAACATTGATTGATGATATAACAATGTTGAATGCAGCATTGAAAATTGTTGACCAAAACCCGTTAGGTTCTGCTGCTGGTTACGGTAGCTCGTTTCCTATCAACAGGACATTTACAACTCAAGAATTAGGTTTCGAAACCTTAAAATACAATTCGGTTGCAGCCCAAATGAGTCGCGGCAAATCAGAAAAAACGATTGCTTTTGCCATGAGCAGCGTTGCAGCAACTTTGGCAAAATTTTCGATGGATGTATGTTTATACATGAGTCAAAATTTTGATTTTATTACGCTACCAGCACACCTTACAACAGGTTCGAGCATTATGCCTCACAAAAAAAATCCTGACGTTTTTGAATTGATTCGTGGAAAATGCAACAAAATTCAAGCTTTGCCTTATGAAATAACTTTGATTACAAACAACTTACCCAGCGGCTATCACAGAGATTTACAACTATTGAAAGAGGGATTGTTTCCTGCCATTCAAAATCTAAAAGCTTGTTTAGATATTGCTATATTTTCGATCAAAGATATTACAGTTAAGGAAGGGATTTTGGAGGATAAAAAATACGATCATTTGTTTACAGTAGATTCGTTAAATGAAATGGTTGTTGAAGGAATGCCATTTAGAGATGCTTACAAAGCAGTTGCCGAACAGTTAGAAAACGGTACATTTCAATCTCCAAAAGAAACAAAACACACACACGAAGGAAGCATAAATAATTTGTGTTTAAATGAAATTAAAGAAAAAATGAAACTTGCTTATTAA
- the argB gene encoding acetylglutamate kinase has protein sequence MDNKKPITVVKIGGNIIDDATELKQFLADFSKIEGNKVLVHGGGKSATKMAKSIGLIPQMIDGRRITDAAMLEVVVMIYAGQINKDIVAQLQAINTNAMGFSGADGNLIQSQKRNHPTIDYGFVGDVKKVNTPLLETLISSGIVPVFCAITHDKNGQLLNTNADTIASELAIALSEVFEVTLSYCFEKPGVLFDAEDDSSVIEKMNQELYAKLKAEKAIHSGMIPKLDNCFNSLSKGVQVIKIGHHKMLKDANAVCTRIEL, from the coding sequence ATGGACAATAAAAAACCCATAACGGTAGTCAAAATTGGTGGAAACATTATTGATGATGCCACAGAACTAAAGCAATTTTTAGCTGACTTTTCAAAAATTGAAGGAAATAAAGTATTGGTTCACGGTGGAGGAAAATCGGCTACGAAAATGGCAAAAAGTATTGGTCTCATTCCTCAAATGATTGATGGTCGTCGTATTACAGATGCTGCCATGCTTGAAGTAGTGGTAATGATTTATGCTGGCCAAATCAATAAAGATATCGTAGCGCAACTACAAGCTATTAATACGAATGCTATGGGATTCTCTGGCGCAGATGGGAATTTAATCCAGTCGCAGAAAAGAAACCATCCCACAATTGACTATGGTTTTGTGGGCGATGTCAAAAAAGTAAACACTCCCCTATTAGAAACTTTAATTTCAAGCGGAATAGTTCCTGTTTTTTGCGCCATTACGCATGATAAAAACGGGCAGTTGCTAAACACCAATGCGGATACAATTGCCAGTGAATTAGCAATAGCTTTGTCGGAAGTTTTTGAGGTAACATTGAGTTATTGTTTCGAAAAACCAGGCGTTTTATTTGATGCTGAGGATGATTCTTCCGTAATAGAAAAAATGAACCAAGAATTGTACGCCAAATTAAAAGCAGAGAAAGCCATTCATTCTGGTATGATTCCTAAATTAGACAACTGTTTTAATAGTTTGTCAAAAGGAGTGCAAGTAATAAAAATTGGACATCACAAAATGCTCAAAGATGCTAACGCAGTTTGCACACGGATAGAATTATAA
- the argC gene encoding N-acetyl-gamma-glutamyl-phosphate reductase, whose translation MINVGIIGGSGYTAGELIRILMFHPNATLDFVYSTTNAGKPLSVAHHDLMGDIEMDFTDTVNPNVNVLFLCLGHGKSKSFLEQNQFASHTKIIDLGNDFRLTKDKEFEGKSFVYGLPELNKKAIKNAHFIANPGCFATAIQLALLPLAEAKLLNTDVHINATTGSTGAGVSPSETTHFSWRSNNMSHYKAFDHQHLGEINQSVNQLQSDYKDELIFIPNRGDFARGIFATLYTTVEESLEDIVGKYEAFYKDQPFVTVTTTGINMKQVVQTNKCIISLMKKGNRLLITSIIDNLVKGASGQAVQNMNLMFGLDETTGLQLKPSGF comes from the coding sequence ATGATTAATGTTGGAATAATAGGTGGTTCTGGTTATACTGCCGGAGAACTCATCAGAATATTGATGTTCCATCCCAATGCAACTCTTGATTTTGTTTACAGTACGACAAATGCAGGAAAACCACTTTCAGTGGCGCATCATGATTTGATGGGTGATATTGAAATGGATTTTACTGATACCGTAAATCCAAATGTAAATGTGCTATTCTTGTGCTTGGGTCATGGAAAATCAAAATCATTTTTAGAGCAGAACCAATTTGCGAGCCATACTAAAATTATCGATTTAGGAAATGATTTCCGCTTAACTAAAGATAAAGAATTTGAAGGAAAATCTTTCGTATATGGACTTCCGGAATTGAATAAAAAAGCGATCAAAAACGCACATTTTATTGCAAATCCAGGTTGTTTTGCAACGGCTATTCAATTAGCATTATTGCCTTTGGCGGAAGCCAAATTATTGAATACTGACGTGCATATTAATGCTACAACTGGGAGTACTGGAGCTGGAGTTTCTCCTTCAGAAACGACACATTTTAGTTGGCGATCTAATAACATGTCACATTACAAAGCTTTTGATCACCAACATTTAGGCGAAATAAACCAAAGTGTTAATCAACTTCAATCAGATTATAAAGACGAATTGATTTTCATTCCTAATAGAGGAGATTTTGCTAGAGGAATTTTTGCAACATTATATACAACAGTCGAAGAAAGTCTTGAAGATATAGTGGGGAAATATGAGGCTTTTTATAAAGACCAACCTTTTGTAACTGTTACTACAACTGGAATTAATATGAAACAAGTAGTACAAACGAATAAATGTATTATTAGCCTAATGAAAAAAGGCAACCGCTTGTTGATAACTTCGATTATTGATAACTTAGTAAAAGGAGCCTCAGGACAGGCCGTGCAAAACATGAATTTGATGTTTGGACTCGATGAAACCACAGGATTGCAGTTAAAACCAAGTGGGTTTTAA
- a CDS encoding aspartate aminotransferase family protein has product MNLFDVYPLYDITPVKALDCTITDEKGIEYLDLYGGHGVISIGHTQPHYVVKLKDQLDNIGFYSNAIQNPLQVELAHKLGKLSGLEDYTLFLCSSGAEANENALKLASFHNNKSRVIAFNNSFHGRTSAAVAVTDNKKIVAPINAQQVVTFLPLNDIALVEDELKKGDVSSVIIEGIQGVGGLDQGTTEFFQALEKICVTYDVVLILDEVQSGYGRSGKFFAHQHHNIKADIICLAKGMGNGFPIGGILISPKFKASYGLLGTTFGGNHLACAAGIAVLDVIESEKLMDNVNAIYAYFSEAIKQVPEVIQVKGRGLMLGVEFDFDVSALRKKMIVDKHIFTGNANNKNLLRILPPLTIKKEAIDTFIVALKESLAEIN; this is encoded by the coding sequence ATGAACTTATTTGACGTTTACCCATTATACGACATTACTCCTGTAAAAGCACTAGATTGCACTATTACGGATGAAAAAGGAATTGAATATTTAGATTTATACGGTGGTCACGGTGTGATTTCTATTGGACATACGCAACCACATTATGTAGTAAAATTGAAAGATCAATTAGATAATATTGGTTTTTATTCTAATGCGATTCAGAATCCCTTACAAGTAGAATTAGCACATAAATTAGGAAAATTATCAGGATTAGAGGATTATACCTTATTCTTATGTAGTTCTGGGGCTGAAGCCAATGAAAACGCTTTAAAACTAGCTTCCTTTCACAATAATAAATCCCGTGTAATTGCTTTCAACAATTCCTTTCACGGAAGAACTTCGGCAGCAGTTGCAGTTACAGATAACAAAAAAATTGTGGCACCTATAAATGCGCAACAAGTCGTTACATTTTTACCATTGAATGACATTGCTTTAGTAGAAGACGAATTGAAAAAAGGAGATGTTTCTTCTGTAATTATTGAAGGAATTCAAGGAGTTGGTGGTTTGGACCAAGGTACAACTGAGTTTTTTCAAGCTTTAGAAAAAATATGTGTGACTTACGATGTTGTTTTAATTTTAGACGAAGTGCAGTCAGGATATGGTAGAAGCGGAAAGTTTTTCGCACACCAACATCATAATATCAAAGCTGATATTATTTGCTTAGCGAAAGGAATGGGAAATGGATTTCCTATTGGTGGCATCTTGATTTCTCCAAAATTCAAAGCGAGTTATGGACTTTTAGGAACTACTTTTGGTGGAAACCATTTGGCTTGTGCTGCAGGAATAGCAGTTTTGGATGTGATTGAAAGCGAGAAATTAATGGATAACGTAAATGCTATTTACGCCTATTTTTCAGAAGCAATCAAACAAGTTCCTGAAGTAATCCAAGTAAAAGGAAGAGGATTGATGTTAGGTGTAGAATTTGATTTTGACGTAAGTGCACTCCGTAAAAAAATGATTGTAGACAAGCATATTTTTACTGGAAATGCCAACAATAAAAACTTATTAAGAATCCTTCCTCCATTAACAATCAAGAAGGAAGCCATTGACACCTTCATTGTAGCTTTAAAAGAATCCTTGGCAGAAATAAATTAA
- a CDS encoding glutamate-5-semialdehyde dehydrogenase: protein MNHLLPIEKRDSVLSKMAELLEKERTNLKTINQQDIINYSGDDLAMEKRLLVDDTKIDGMILSLQQLASQEDPIGVERFNFDHANGMKIINKTAAFGTIMIIYESRPDVTVEAGGIAFKSGNKILLKGGKESLLSNLKIVELWHQALKENNVSPEWVEYLNYDREETQAFLEKPTQKVDLIIPRGGEKLIAFVKKHATCPVIISGRGNNFVYVQAEADLDKALEIIINAKTSNISVCNALDKVLIDTNLENWEAFAKQIIVELQQKNVAIIGDENISKIADVPQINSDLIWYEEFLDYKIVIGTTNSDQEAIDKINKYCGGHSASIITKNDAIAQEFMENVDTAAVYQNASTRFTDGGQFGLGGELAISTDKLHQRGPIALQHLVTNKWYIYGDGQIR from the coding sequence ATGAACCATTTACTACCAATAGAAAAACGAGATTCAGTTTTAAGCAAGATGGCGGAGCTTTTAGAAAAAGAAAGAACCAACCTTAAAACCATAAATCAACAGGATATAATTAATTATTCAGGCGATGACTTGGCTATGGAAAAACGCTTGCTAGTTGATGATACTAAGATTGATGGAATGATTTTATCGCTTCAACAATTAGCAAGTCAAGAAGATCCTATTGGTGTAGAACGTTTTAATTTTGATCATGCCAATGGCATGAAAATCATCAATAAAACAGCTGCTTTTGGAACCATAATGATTATTTATGAATCTAGACCAGATGTTACTGTTGAAGCTGGAGGAATTGCTTTTAAATCAGGAAATAAGATTTTACTAAAAGGTGGAAAAGAATCTTTGCTATCTAATTTGAAAATTGTCGAATTATGGCACCAAGCTTTAAAAGAGAACAATGTTTCACCAGAATGGGTAGAATATTTAAATTATGATCGTGAAGAAACACAAGCTTTTTTAGAAAAACCGACACAAAAAGTGGATTTAATTATTCCTCGAGGTGGTGAAAAATTAATAGCATTTGTAAAAAAACATGCTACTTGTCCCGTTATAATAAGTGGCCGAGGAAATAACTTTGTTTATGTACAGGCTGAAGCTGATTTAGACAAAGCACTTGAAATCATAATAAATGCAAAGACCTCAAATATATCAGTTTGCAATGCTTTAGATAAAGTTTTAATTGATACTAATTTAGAGAATTGGGAAGCATTTGCAAAACAAATAATAGTCGAATTACAACAAAAAAACGTAGCTATTATAGGCGATGAAAATATTTCTAAAATAGCAGATGTTCCTCAAATTAATTCCGATTTAATTTGGTACGAAGAGTTTTTAGATTACAAAATTGTTATTGGAACAACTAATTCTGATCAAGAAGCTATTGATAAAATTAATAAATATTGCGGTGGGCATTCGGCTTCCATAATCACAAAGAATGATGCAATTGCTCAGGAATTTATGGAAAATGTGGATACGGCAGCCGTTTATCAAAACGCCTCTACCCGATTTACAGATGGAGGACAATTTGGTCTTGGAGGTGAATTAGCAATTAGCACTGATAAATTACACCAGCGTGGACCAATAGCATTACAACATTTGGTTACCAATAAATGGTATATTTACGGAGATGGACAAATACGGTAG
- a CDS encoding DUF2157 domain-containing protein, protein MEKMNEQATQKLFDKGLISKKQFDQITNYRNLNVFSLNAELKIFLYVSVLLFTSGIGILVYQNIDTIGHSIIISLIAIVTVLCYYFSFKKVPKFEKNQTHFVSPVMEYIVLTANLLTCILIAYLQIQYNTFGTHYGLATIIPTAIGLFSGYYFDNKNILSLAITGLAAYIGLTVSPQALLQNEVYNTNSLSYAAIGLGLVLIIWNYYTSKINFKTHFALILLTFAVHLIGIACVNNVIDSNYFFTFSIILGLATYYFYISSYKIKSVSLFVFTLLYGFIGLNITLFKIIENLNLTDFFEFILVLSPFYSIGAIILFIMMIKKFNSEIKK, encoded by the coding sequence ATGGAAAAAATGAATGAGCAAGCAACTCAAAAGCTTTTTGATAAAGGATTAATTTCTAAAAAACAGTTTGACCAAATTACGAATTATCGTAATTTGAATGTCTTTTCTTTAAATGCAGAATTAAAAATATTTCTGTACGTATCAGTTCTATTATTCACATCGGGAATTGGCATTTTAGTCTATCAAAATATTGATACAATAGGTCATTCAATTATCATTTCCTTAATTGCAATTGTAACTGTACTATGCTATTATTTTAGTTTTAAAAAAGTACCAAAATTTGAAAAAAATCAAACGCATTTTGTAAGTCCGGTGATGGAGTACATCGTTCTTACTGCAAATCTTTTGACTTGTATATTAATTGCTTATTTACAAATTCAATATAATACTTTTGGAACGCATTACGGACTTGCTACTATCATTCCCACCGCTATTGGACTGTTTTCTGGTTACTATTTTGATAACAAGAATATTCTTTCATTGGCTATAACAGGATTAGCTGCCTACATAGGATTAACTGTATCGCCACAAGCACTTTTACAAAATGAAGTATACAATACAAATTCACTGAGTTACGCTGCAATCGGCTTAGGACTAGTTCTTATTATTTGGAATTATTACACTTCAAAAATTAATTTTAAAACACATTTTGCATTAATATTGCTAACTTTTGCAGTTCACCTAATTGGAATTGCGTGTGTAAATAATGTTATTGATAGTAATTACTTCTTTACATTTTCAATTATTTTAGGATTAGCAACCTATTATTTTTATATTTCTAGCTACAAAATTAAATCTGTTTCGCTATTCGTTTTTACTCTTCTTTATGGTTTTATAGGTTTAAATATTACTCTATTTAAAATTATTGAGAATTTAAATCTAACTGATTTCTTTGAATTCATATTGGTATTAAGTCCGTTTTATTCAATTGGAGCAATTATACTTTTTATAATGATGATCAAAAAATTTAATTCCGAAATTAAAAAATGA
- a CDS encoding N-acetylornithine carbamoyltransferase has product MNYISIKNIDSINKWVKQALKIKKKPLKNKKLGKNKTLGMLFFNSSLRTRLSTQKAALNLGMNVMVMNFTNEGWTLEFEDGAIMNSGASEHIKEAAEVVSQYCDIIAIRAFAGLIDKEKDNAETVLTGFLKYATVPIVNMESATGHPLQSLADAITMAEHKTKHRPKVVLSWAPHPKALPQAVANSFVEMMQLQDADFVITHPIGYELNPEITKDSTIEYDQNKAFENADFIYTKNWSNYTDYGKITNSDPNWTVTANKMALTNNAKFMHCLPVRRNVIVTDEVLDSENSIVIEQANNRTYAAQLVLQKILENGQ; this is encoded by the coding sequence ATGAACTACATCTCTATAAAAAACATCGATTCGATTAACAAATGGGTCAAACAAGCTTTAAAAATCAAGAAAAAACCATTAAAAAACAAAAAACTGGGTAAAAACAAGACCTTAGGAATGCTGTTTTTCAATTCTAGTTTAAGAACTCGTCTGAGCACTCAAAAAGCAGCTCTAAACCTAGGAATGAACGTGATGGTAATGAATTTTACTAACGAAGGTTGGACACTTGAGTTTGAAGATGGCGCTATTATGAATTCAGGTGCGTCAGAACATATTAAAGAAGCTGCGGAAGTAGTTTCTCAATATTGCGATATTATAGCTATTAGAGCTTTTGCAGGATTAATTGACAAAGAAAAAGACAATGCAGAAACCGTTCTTACAGGTTTTTTAAAATACGCTACCGTACCAATTGTTAATATGGAAAGTGCCACCGGACATCCATTACAGTCTCTTGCAGACGCTATCACTATGGCGGAACACAAAACAAAACACAGACCAAAAGTAGTTTTATCTTGGGCTCCACATCCTAAAGCTTTGCCCCAAGCGGTAGCCAATTCCTTTGTGGAAATGATGCAGTTACAAGATGCTGATTTTGTCATCACTCATCCTATAGGATATGAATTGAATCCTGAAATTACTAAAGATTCAACAATCGAATACGATCAAAATAAAGCTTTTGAAAATGCCGATTTTATCTATACTAAAAATTGGAGCAACTATACTGATTATGGGAAAATTACGAATTCAGATCCTAACTGGACCGTTACTGCTAACAAAATGGCTTTGACTAATAATGCTAAGTTTATGCATTGTCTACCTGTAAGACGTAATGTCATTGTTACAGATGAAGTTTTGGACAGCGAAAATTCAATTGTTATCGAACAAGCCAATAACAGAACGTATGCTGCGCAGTTAGTGTTGCAAAAAATATTAGAAAATGGACAATAA
- a CDS encoding M20 family metallo-hydrolase — protein MKNRETLTQEAITLLKNLIETQSFSSEEEHTAVLIEKWFSVNEIPFERENNNIWAYNKTFDKSKPTLLLNSHHDTVRPNQAYTKDPLKAIVEEGKLYGLGSNDAGGCLVSLLATFVHFYANEKLNYNIVIVASAEEESSGKNGLNSVLKHLPELECAIVGEPTLMQLAIAEKGLLVLDVKIKGTPSHAAHQNDDNAIYKTIPVIEWFKNYTFDKISDQLGPVKMTVTQINAGKQHNVVPSECDLVIDIRVNDCYTNHEILEIVKENINAEVTPRSMNLSSSSIPVTHGLVKAGIALGRTTYGSPTLSDQSVLSCKSLKLGPGDTLRSHSADEFIYLNEIEEGIELYIRILEDFLNN, from the coding sequence ATGAAAAATAGAGAAACACTTACTCAGGAAGCTATCACATTATTAAAAAACCTGATTGAAACCCAATCTTTTTCTAGCGAAGAAGAGCATACAGCGGTTTTGATCGAAAAATGGTTTTCAGTAAACGAAATTCCATTTGAGAGAGAGAACAATAATATCTGGGCCTACAACAAAACATTTGACAAAAGTAAACCAACCCTTTTATTAAATTCACATCACGATACTGTAAGACCCAATCAAGCTTATACCAAAGACCCTCTGAAAGCAATTGTTGAAGAAGGTAAATTATATGGACTAGGAAGTAACGATGCCGGAGGATGTCTCGTTTCACTTTTGGCCACTTTTGTACATTTTTACGCAAATGAAAAGCTAAATTATAATATTGTTATAGTAGCTTCAGCTGAAGAAGAAAGCAGTGGCAAAAATGGCTTGAATAGCGTATTGAAACATTTGCCAGAACTGGAATGTGCTATTGTAGGTGAACCAACATTGATGCAATTAGCCATCGCCGAAAAAGGATTATTAGTGCTTGACGTAAAAATAAAAGGAACACCAAGTCATGCCGCGCATCAAAATGACGACAACGCAATCTACAAAACGATTCCAGTAATAGAATGGTTTAAAAACTATACATTCGATAAAATATCAGATCAATTAGGACCGGTAAAAATGACCGTAACACAGATTAACGCTGGAAAACAACACAATGTCGTACCTTCAGAATGTGATTTAGTAATTGATATTCGTGTCAACGATTGCTACACTAATCACGAGATTTTAGAAATTGTAAAAGAAAATATTAACGCTGAAGTTACGCCGCGTTCTATGAATTTGAGCTCATCTTCAATTCCTGTAACACATGGTTTAGTAAAAGCTGGAATCGCCTTGGGAAGAACAACCTATGGCTCTCCTACCCTCTCAGATCAATCGGTGTTGAGTTGCAAATCCTTGAAACTAGGACCTGGAGATACGCTGCGGTCGCACTCCGCTGACGAATTTATATATTTGAACGAAATTGAAGAAGGAATTGAACTGTACATAAGAATATTAGAAGATTTCTTAAATAATTAA